A single genomic interval of Terriglobus albidus harbors:
- a CDS encoding APC family permease gives MEQQHLERESEGEFRKALGLFDSVMIVAGVMVGSGIFIVSAEITRQVGSAGWLMVAWLITGVLTIAGALSYGELAAMMPSAGGMYVYLREAFSPIFGFLYGWTLVTVIQTGTIAAVAIAFARFSGAIFPAISEKQYLIAPIHLGSSYALSLSTAQALALVIILLIALINSYGVEWGKLIQNVFTVAKLTGIVALLGLAAYAFLRNPQIFHANFARAWTPIHVTAIGSTEIATAWGMLVALCVSQTGSLFSADSWHDITFVAGEVRNPKKNLPLSLAIGTSLVIGLYLLCNLCYLAVLPVEGIQAAPQDRVATLVVDTVLPGIGKLAMSLLIMVSTFGTVNALTLAGGRAYYAMAQDGLFFRRAGVLNRARVPGWALGLQCLWSLLLVLPRTYNAATGEYGNLYSNLLDYVISAALLFYILTVVGLFRLRVTKPDAVRPYRCWGYPWLPAMYLVGAAIVLVVLFCYRTSTTWPGLIIILSGIPVYALLRRNAARRSIDEVAAG, from the coding sequence ATGGAGCAGCAGCATCTGGAGCGGGAGAGCGAAGGCGAGTTCCGTAAGGCATTGGGTCTGTTTGACTCTGTGATGATCGTGGCCGGAGTCATGGTGGGTTCCGGCATCTTCATCGTCAGCGCGGAGATCACACGGCAGGTGGGCTCTGCCGGCTGGCTGATGGTGGCCTGGTTGATCACAGGAGTGCTGACCATCGCCGGAGCTCTCAGCTATGGAGAGCTGGCGGCCATGATGCCCTCAGCCGGCGGCATGTACGTCTACCTTCGCGAGGCGTTCTCGCCGATCTTCGGGTTCCTCTATGGCTGGACGCTGGTAACGGTAATTCAGACCGGGACCATCGCGGCGGTAGCCATCGCGTTCGCCCGCTTTAGTGGAGCGATCTTTCCTGCCATCTCTGAAAAGCAATACCTGATTGCACCGATTCATCTTGGATCGTCCTATGCGCTTTCACTCTCGACAGCGCAGGCTCTGGCGCTCGTGATCATTCTTCTCATCGCGTTGATCAACAGCTATGGGGTCGAGTGGGGCAAGCTGATCCAGAACGTCTTTACCGTGGCGAAGCTCACCGGTATCGTGGCACTGCTGGGCCTGGCAGCATACGCATTCCTGCGCAATCCGCAAATCTTCCATGCGAACTTTGCGCGGGCCTGGACCCCTATCCACGTCACGGCAATCGGTAGTACAGAGATCGCTACAGCATGGGGCATGCTGGTGGCGCTGTGTGTCTCGCAGACCGGCTCACTCTTCTCAGCGGACTCCTGGCACGACATTACCTTTGTGGCGGGAGAGGTACGTAACCCGAAGAAGAATCTTCCACTGTCGCTGGCGATCGGAACCTCGCTCGTCATCGGGCTTTATCTGCTGTGCAATCTCTGCTACCTGGCTGTGCTTCCTGTCGAGGGGATTCAGGCCGCACCACAGGACCGTGTAGCGACACTGGTGGTCGATACCGTGTTGCCTGGAATCGGCAAGCTGGCCATGAGCCTTCTGATCATGGTCTCGACCTTCGGAACGGTCAATGCACTCACCCTCGCCGGAGGACGCGCTTATTACGCCATGGCGCAGGATGGATTGTTTTTCCGGCGTGCAGGCGTACTGAACCGAGCGCGAGTGCCGGGATGGGCTCTCGGCTTGCAGTGCCTATGGTCGCTCCTCCTGGTACTACCGCGTACCTACAACGCAGCGACAGGAGAATACGGCAATCTCTATAGCAACCTTCTGGACTACGTAATCTCGGCCGCGTTGCTGTTCTACATCCTCACCGTCGTCGGGCTTTTTCGTTTGCGAGTGACGAAGCCGGACGCGGTGCGTCCTTATCGCTGCTGGGGGTACCCATGGCTGCCGGCGATGTATCTGGTAGGAGCGGCAATCGTGCTGGTAGTGCTCTTCTGCTATCGCACATCAACCACATGGCCTGGCCTGATCATCATTCTGAGCGGTATACCCGTGTATGCCCTGCTGCGGCGCAATGCTGCGCGGCGCAGCATTGATGAGGTTGCCGCGGGGTAG
- a CDS encoding transposase has product MSRYLPYSPEQGYLVPPRVDEVLSADHLCFFVHKSVEKLDLSCFDESYGPMGGRLYDPSLMLKVWLYAYLLGVTSSRRLEQRIREDLAFRFLAGAATPDFWALNAFRRRHGRAINDCFTQVVEMARSLKLAQLGTVAIDATRIKASASPDKVIALERQQRAKTRRNIRRWQQSCDKDDPNEGAGTRVGAAIEAIEDAPARLKPLPRRAKRPSEKRSITDPDARFLRSRGNRFLLGYSGEIAVSEDHFIVAQRVTQSGNENDNLEPMVKLVEQTCGERPRRVLADSGYYSNENVERMETLHIDAYVPDSNLARELNTKTPAADLDGHDPRLKRMRHKLRDPEARAMYSKRRGIVEPVFGIMKEQRNLRSFRLRSISKVQTEFALAATAYNLKRIYILQKSR; this is encoded by the coding sequence ATGTCCCGCTATTTGCCCTATTCTCCGGAGCAAGGCTATCTGGTGCCGCCTCGTGTAGATGAAGTTCTGAGCGCGGATCATCTGTGTTTTTTCGTTCACAAGAGTGTCGAGAAGTTGGATCTGAGCTGCTTCGATGAGTCGTACGGGCCGATGGGTGGGCGCCTGTACGATCCATCGCTGATGCTGAAGGTATGGCTGTATGCGTATCTTCTGGGTGTAACTTCGTCTCGCCGTCTAGAGCAGCGTATCCGGGAAGACCTCGCGTTCCGTTTCCTTGCAGGAGCGGCGACGCCTGACTTTTGGGCGCTGAACGCGTTTCGCCGCCGTCATGGACGAGCGATCAACGACTGCTTCACGCAGGTGGTGGAGATGGCCCGATCGTTGAAGCTGGCGCAGCTAGGCACGGTAGCGATCGACGCGACCCGGATCAAGGCGTCGGCCTCTCCGGATAAGGTCATCGCGCTGGAGCGGCAGCAGAGGGCGAAGACTCGCCGGAACATACGCCGCTGGCAGCAGAGCTGCGACAAGGATGACCCCAACGAAGGCGCGGGCACTCGCGTAGGAGCTGCGATCGAGGCCATCGAGGATGCTCCGGCGAGGCTCAAGCCGCTGCCCCGGCGGGCGAAGAGGCCCTCTGAGAAGCGCTCGATCACTGATCCGGATGCGCGCTTTTTGCGCAGCCGCGGTAACCGCTTCCTGCTGGGCTACTCCGGTGAGATCGCCGTATCGGAAGACCACTTCATCGTAGCCCAGAGGGTGACCCAGTCGGGCAACGAGAACGACAACCTGGAACCGATGGTGAAGCTGGTCGAACAGACCTGCGGAGAGCGTCCCCGGCGGGTGCTGGCAGACTCCGGCTATTACTCCAACGAAAACGTAGAACGGATGGAAACGCTCCACATCGATGCCTATGTCCCGGACTCCAACCTGGCACGGGAACTCAATACTAAGACCCCAGCAGCCGATCTTGATGGACATGATCCGCGCCTGAAACGCATGCGACACAAACTACGAGATCCAGAGGCAAGAGCGATGTACAGCAAACGCAGGGGAATCGTCGAACCGGTCTTCGGCATCATGAAAGAACAACGCAACCTCCGCTCCTTCCGGCTACGCTCCATCTCCAAGGTTCAAACCGAGTTCGCCCTCGCCGCCACCGCCTACAACCTCAAACGCATCTACATCCTGCAGAAATCCCGATAA
- a CDS encoding S9 family peptidase produces MRYAAFAVLAFICVQTSFSAVTPNDYERAAKLNEKYGDLTENVVRGANWVQGEHVLLYDKTVAGGGHQFFLADVETGKKELAFDHHRLTVALSAATHEEVKPRQLPLRDARLEDHRSILAFRIGYTPWRCDLKSYACKRDEDGADGGRESSRNNEHRTVASPDWKWEALVANFNLVVRSADGKQRLVLSTDGSEGNYYDLDTVSWSPDSSKLVVYRIRPGYHRTIRFVQSSPAMQLQPLYPEIPYAKPGDVLDLPQPVLFDLGTKKEIAIANELFPNPYELSQARWWQDCRGFTFEYNQRGHQVYRVIEVDGATGAARTLVNETSDTFVDYRSLIPEPQDTGKEYRRDLADGKEILWASERDGWEHLYLLDGRTGNVKNQITRGEWVVRSVDRVDEDRRMIWFSASGMNAGEDPYFVHAYRIRFDGTGLTSLTPSAGNHKVAYSEDGTLYFDLVSTVEDPPVLTVHRTSDCSLVSELERGSVDKLRAAGWHAPEPFHALGRDGKTEIWGVVWKPANFDPKKRYPVVENIYAGPQGSFVPKTFSTRAEPLTELGFVVVQIDGMGTNNRSKAFHNVAWKNLKDAGFEDRILWHRAYASGHPWYDITRMGIFGTSAGGQSAMGALLFHPEFYKAAVANSGCHDNRMDKIWWNEQWMGWPIGPEYSASSNVDNAWRLKGKLMLVVGEMDDNVDPASTFQVADRLEKANKMFDLLYVPGGKHGAGGAYGQRKLEDFFVQALHGDRTPDWNALEKPAKP; encoded by the coding sequence ATGAGATACGCTGCCTTTGCAGTGCTTGCCTTTATTTGCGTGCAAACGAGCTTTTCCGCCGTCACGCCAAATGACTACGAGCGTGCCGCGAAGTTGAATGAGAAGTACGGAGACCTGACAGAGAACGTGGTCCGCGGCGCCAATTGGGTGCAGGGCGAGCATGTTCTGCTGTACGACAAGACGGTAGCGGGTGGCGGCCACCAGTTCTTTCTCGCGGATGTGGAAACCGGGAAGAAGGAATTGGCCTTCGATCATCATCGGCTGACGGTAGCGCTGAGCGCGGCCACGCATGAAGAGGTCAAGCCGCGGCAGCTTCCGCTACGCGATGCCAGGCTGGAAGATCATCGAAGCATCCTGGCGTTCCGCATCGGCTATACACCGTGGCGCTGCGATCTGAAGAGCTACGCATGCAAGCGGGATGAAGATGGTGCTGATGGCGGGCGAGAGTCTTCCCGCAACAATGAGCATCGCACTGTCGCGTCTCCCGACTGGAAGTGGGAGGCATTGGTCGCTAACTTCAATCTCGTGGTGCGCAGTGCGGATGGCAAACAGCGCCTGGTCCTGAGCACAGACGGCTCAGAAGGAAATTACTACGATCTGGATACGGTCTCGTGGTCTCCCGACTCATCGAAGCTGGTGGTTTACCGCATTCGTCCCGGCTATCACCGCACCATCCGGTTTGTGCAGTCGTCGCCTGCGATGCAACTGCAGCCGCTCTATCCCGAGATTCCGTATGCCAAGCCGGGCGATGTGCTGGATCTTCCGCAGCCGGTCCTGTTCGACCTAGGCACTAAGAAAGAGATCGCTATTGCGAACGAGCTGTTCCCGAATCCTTACGAACTTTCGCAGGCACGGTGGTGGCAGGACTGCCGTGGATTCACCTTTGAGTACAACCAGCGGGGACATCAGGTCTATCGTGTGATTGAGGTGGATGGCGCCACGGGAGCAGCCAGAACGCTTGTGAATGAGACAAGCGATACGTTCGTGGACTATCGCTCTCTGATTCCGGAGCCACAGGACACCGGCAAGGAATATCGCCGCGATCTCGCCGATGGCAAAGAGATCCTCTGGGCATCGGAGCGGGATGGATGGGAGCATCTGTATCTGCTGGACGGCCGGACGGGCAATGTGAAGAACCAGATCACGCGAGGCGAGTGGGTAGTGCGCTCGGTCGACCGGGTGGATGAAGACAGGCGGATGATCTGGTTCTCGGCAAGCGGAATGAATGCCGGCGAAGACCCTTATTTTGTGCATGCCTATCGCATTCGTTTTGACGGAACGGGCCTGACGTCGCTTACACCTTCTGCTGGAAATCACAAGGTCGCATACTCCGAGGACGGAACACTGTATTTCGACCTCGTAAGTACGGTGGAAGATCCTCCGGTGCTCACCGTTCATCGCACGAGTGATTGCTCTCTGGTGTCAGAGCTGGAACGGGGAAGCGTCGACAAGCTCAGGGCTGCCGGATGGCATGCGCCGGAACCCTTTCATGCGCTGGGACGGGATGGCAAGACAGAGATCTGGGGTGTGGTGTGGAAGCCCGCGAACTTCGACCCGAAGAAGCGATATCCGGTGGTGGAGAACATCTACGCGGGGCCGCAGGGATCATTTGTGCCGAAGACGTTTTCCACCCGTGCGGAGCCGTTGACTGAACTGGGGTTTGTTGTGGTGCAGATCGATGGGATGGGCACCAACAATCGATCGAAGGCCTTCCATAACGTCGCCTGGAAAAACCTGAAGGATGCGGGCTTTGAGGATCGCATCCTGTGGCACAGGGCATATGCGAGCGGGCATCCCTGGTACGACATCACCCGCATGGGAATCTTCGGGACCTCGGCCGGCGGCCAGAGCGCGATGGGAGCGTTGTTGTTTCATCCGGAGTTCTACAAGGCCGCGGTCGCCAACAGCGGATGCCATGACAACCGCATGGACAAGATCTGGTGGAACGAGCAGTGGATGGGGTGGCCCATCGGGCCCGAGTATTCGGCTTCGTCGAATGTAGACAACGCCTGGCGCCTGAAAGGGAAGCTGATGCTGGTGGTTGGCGAGATGGATGATAACGTCGATCCCGCCTCAACATTCCAGGTGGCCGATCGACTGGAGAAGGCCAACAAGATGTTTGACCTGCTGTACGTACCCGGGGGGAAGCATGGCGCCGGTGGCGCGTATGGGCAGCGTAAGCTTGAGGACTTCTTTGTGCAGGCTCTCCATGGTGACCGTACTCCGGACTGGAATGCGCTCGAAAAGCCGGCGAAGCCATGA
- a CDS encoding TonB-dependent receptor, with protein MLIRISGKRFPAAALALLLFLCCRLYGQSGTQGTVSVTVADATGGVVSAASLELTALDTNITRKAATEGTGAFSFVNLPIGTYRLNVSSPGFSTTRVDTVIVHASQVTPVAVVLQIGSTNDTVSVSAVATPLLDVSSNSLGAVIDLKAIEVLPIVGRDLTSLARLTAGYAGSQDTNGSQIGVWNGQPLTNQGVNIDGVVGAASRGKYNGNVQAAASPRVENIAEMSVQTDQIDLDQGFGRSTMQLSYVTRSGTNAFHGRAYVDTRNSGLFANTYANNAAGVRRAKVIYNDFGGSLGGPILKDKLFFFGSFSTRRQPYNQTNSNSFLTSTAQNGNFTYTGTDGNIYTRNLFTLAKNYSTSLPTSVNSVIAGQLSAINSSLSSGNTIGTSDANISSILWNTPAPYIYYYPTVRLDYAKSEKTHMYLTWNMSQVKQAGSYAPPFPGSSFQNQNSGYQNRSFTIGYGLDYQISPRMMNQLKLGYLYTVNRYAQDAPALYATNPTIYWGLDNWGSGSMSGQTYTLPTSNFYPVLNASDSISWQKGSHSIKFGGMWNREQDHYWNPPAGFDNITLGLASGDPANNAFSSSSLPNASPDNLNEAQQLYAVLTGRINYVNGSYSYSQKTGDYLKAVGAYNLNELQTAWGLFAQDSWRIFPTLTLNYGMRWDFTGDNHDLTGAYHSLTEASVYGPSGVGNLFRPGSLQGTNNPQFETRPHSYAPWNVSPQPQVGFAWNPRNQDGFLGKLFGQGDTVIRGGYGLRRFTMPQQYYWNNSSSYGAFFYQNFYLNPNTSGQTGTFTPGSLSLGSALPARGLAPASYLRTEPLADFTFLNSVSAAGMDYNIKQPYTQSWNFGFERKFGNRAVEVRYDGNRTLHQWLAINPNEVNIFENGFLAEFQRAQANYAASGGTTFHGSNKTPIFDAAFAGEPSGTYGGAVDYENADYLNYIKTGQVGAIANILSGISGTTTYFCNLVGSSFSPCANNAGYTGAGAGYPINFFQANPYAAGATTSLMKAVGYSNYHSLQLDFRQQNWHGWVFDANYTFGKALGIGSTQNYTGGADSLLTLRDLSKGYGPTPYDIRHVVHFTSSYDLPFGKGKAFLGSNNLVSRLAGNWTIGSIMIIQTGAAQQITGGNMTYNDYADGGIRLIGVTAKELQSAVGVHRVPGKTYARQLDPKYLSAGGVNQNYIQPNTTPGTIGERLYLYGPHAFYHDMSVSKSFPVHERVQVKLQSEFLNVWNHPVFGSTPSSFGGIAGTFANSVQSTNFANSGVTNHPRWIELRGNIEF; from the coding sequence ATGTTGATACGAATTTCAGGAAAACGTTTTCCCGCAGCCGCTCTGGCGCTTCTTCTCTTCCTGTGTTGCAGACTGTACGGACAGTCTGGGACGCAGGGCACGGTCTCGGTAACAGTTGCAGACGCCACCGGCGGCGTTGTTTCCGCGGCCAGCCTGGAGCTGACGGCGCTGGACACCAATATCACTCGTAAAGCGGCAACGGAAGGCACAGGAGCCTTCAGCTTCGTCAACCTGCCGATCGGAACCTATCGCCTGAACGTTTCCTCACCTGGGTTCTCTACGACTCGGGTCGACACCGTCATCGTGCATGCATCGCAGGTCACACCGGTTGCGGTGGTGTTGCAGATCGGTAGCACGAACGACACAGTGAGTGTCAGCGCGGTGGCGACACCGCTGCTCGATGTGAGCTCCAACTCGCTCGGAGCAGTGATTGATCTGAAGGCAATCGAAGTCCTCCCGATCGTCGGTCGCGACCTGACCTCGCTGGCGCGGCTTACGGCAGGCTATGCCGGCTCGCAGGACACCAACGGCAGCCAGATCGGCGTGTGGAACGGCCAGCCTTTGACGAACCAGGGCGTGAACATCGATGGTGTGGTCGGTGCGGCCTCGCGCGGTAAGTACAACGGCAACGTGCAGGCGGCTGCGTCACCACGCGTGGAGAATATCGCGGAGATGTCCGTCCAAACCGACCAGATCGATCTGGACCAGGGATTCGGCCGTTCAACGATGCAGTTGAGCTATGTCACGCGCTCCGGAACGAATGCGTTTCACGGAAGAGCGTACGTAGATACGCGCAACTCCGGTTTATTTGCGAACACCTATGCCAACAATGCCGCCGGTGTCCGCAGAGCCAAGGTGATCTATAACGACTTCGGTGGCAGCCTCGGTGGCCCGATCCTCAAGGACAAGCTCTTCTTCTTCGGAAGCTTCTCTACCCGCAGGCAGCCGTACAACCAGACGAACAGCAACTCGTTCCTTACCTCAACCGCACAGAACGGCAATTTCACCTATACCGGTACGGACGGCAACATCTATACACGCAACCTGTTCACACTTGCGAAGAACTACAGCACATCGCTGCCAACGTCGGTGAATTCGGTGATTGCGGGCCAACTCTCGGCGATCAACAGTTCACTCTCCTCCGGCAACACCATTGGAACCAGCGACGCGAACATCAGTTCGATTCTCTGGAACACGCCCGCGCCGTATATCTACTACTACCCGACGGTGCGTCTGGACTATGCGAAGTCCGAGAAGACGCATATGTATCTCACCTGGAACATGTCGCAGGTGAAGCAGGCGGGATCGTATGCGCCTCCATTCCCCGGCAGTTCATTTCAAAACCAGAACTCCGGATATCAGAATCGTTCCTTCACCATCGGATATGGTCTGGACTACCAGATCAGTCCCCGGATGATGAATCAGTTGAAGTTGGGCTACCTCTATACGGTCAACCGTTACGCACAGGATGCGCCGGCGTTATATGCCACCAATCCGACGATCTACTGGGGGTTGGACAACTGGGGTAGCGGTAGCATGTCGGGGCAGACCTACACGCTGCCGACCTCGAACTTCTATCCGGTGCTGAACGCCTCCGACTCGATCAGTTGGCAGAAGGGATCACATTCCATCAAATTTGGCGGTATGTGGAACCGCGAACAGGATCACTACTGGAATCCGCCAGCCGGTTTTGACAACATCACCCTGGGCCTCGCATCCGGTGACCCTGCGAACAACGCCTTTTCCAGCTCGAGCCTGCCGAACGCCAGTCCGGACAATCTGAACGAAGCGCAGCAGCTTTATGCCGTCCTGACGGGCCGCATCAACTACGTGAACGGCAGCTACTCGTATTCGCAGAAGACGGGCGACTATCTCAAGGCTGTCGGTGCCTACAACCTGAACGAGTTGCAGACCGCCTGGGGATTGTTCGCGCAGGACTCCTGGCGCATCTTCCCGACCCTGACGCTGAACTACGGTATGCGCTGGGACTTTACCGGCGACAACCACGACCTCACTGGCGCCTATCACTCCTTGACCGAGGCGTCAGTCTACGGTCCCTCAGGCGTTGGCAACCTCTTCCGTCCAGGATCGCTGCAGGGAACCAACAATCCACAGTTTGAGACACGGCCGCACTCCTATGCTCCCTGGAATGTTTCGCCTCAGCCGCAGGTTGGCTTTGCCTGGAATCCGCGCAATCAGGATGGCTTCCTTGGAAAGCTATTTGGTCAGGGAGATACAGTTATCCGCGGCGGCTACGGTCTTCGACGCTTCACTATGCCGCAGCAGTACTACTGGAACAACTCCTCGTCCTACGGCGCGTTCTTCTATCAGAACTTCTATCTGAATCCGAACACTTCAGGACAAACAGGCACCTTTACGCCGGGTTCTCTTTCGCTGGGAAGTGCTCTTCCGGCACGTGGTCTTGCACCCGCAAGCTATCTGCGTACGGAGCCACTGGCCGATTTCACCTTCCTGAACTCGGTCTCGGCTGCGGGCATGGATTACAACATCAAGCAGCCCTACACACAGAGCTGGAACTTTGGCTTTGAACGCAAGTTTGGAAACCGCGCTGTCGAGGTGCGATACGACGGCAACCGGACGCTACACCAGTGGCTGGCGATCAATCCCAACGAAGTGAATATCTTCGAGAACGGCTTCCTGGCGGAGTTCCAGCGGGCGCAGGCGAACTACGCAGCCAGCGGCGGAACAACCTTTCATGGCAGCAACAAGACGCCGATCTTCGATGCCGCCTTTGCTGGTGAGCCCTCAGGAACCTATGGAGGCGCGGTCGACTACGAAAACGCCGACTATCTGAACTACATCAAGACGGGCCAGGTCGGCGCGATAGCTAATATCCTGAGCGGCATCTCGGGGACGACGACCTACTTCTGCAACCTGGTCGGATCGTCGTTCTCTCCGTGCGCGAATAATGCTGGATACACCGGCGCCGGTGCAGGCTATCCGATCAACTTCTTCCAGGCGAACCCATACGCCGCGGGCGCCACGACCAGCTTGATGAAGGCCGTAGGTTATTCGAACTATCACTCGCTGCAGTTGGATTTCCGGCAGCAGAACTGGCACGGGTGGGTCTTTGATGCGAACTATACCTTCGGCAAGGCGCTTGGGATCGGTTCGACGCAGAACTATACGGGCGGGGCAGACAGTCTGCTGACCTTACGCGATCTCAGCAAGGGATATGGGCCCACGCCATATGACATCCGTCACGTCGTCCACTTCACCTCTTCCTATGATCTGCCTTTTGGAAAGGGGAAGGCCTTTCTCGGTTCAAACAACCTGGTCAGCCGACTCGCGGGCAACTGGACCATCGGATCGATCATGATTATCCAGACCGGCGCCGCACAACAGATAACCGGCGGCAACATGACCTACAACGACTATGCAGACGGCGGCATACGATTGATCGGCGTTACAGCGAAGGAACTTCAGAGCGCTGTCGGCGTCCATCGTGTGCCTGGCAAGACCTATGCACGGCAACTGGATCCAAAGTATCTGTCTGCGGGCGGCGTCAACCAAAACTATATCCAACCGAACACTACACCAGGCACCATCGGCGAAAGGCTCTATCTGTACGGACCGCATGCCTTCTACCACGATATGTCGGTTTCGAAGAGCTTCCCGGTCCACGAGCGTGTCCAGGTCAAGCTGCAGAGTGAGTTCCTGAATGTCTGGAACCACCCTGTATTCGGTAGCACTCCCAGCTCCTTCGGTGGGATCGCCGGAACCTTCGCCAACAGTGTGCAGAGCACGAACTTTGCCAACAGTGGCGTCACCAACCATCCTCGCTGGATTGAGTTGCGCGGCAATATCGAGTTCTAG